A window of the Serinus canaria isolate serCan28SL12 chromosome 27, serCan2020, whole genome shotgun sequence genome harbors these coding sequences:
- the SOCS7 gene encoding suppressor of cytokine signaling 7, whose product MQRDGDAAAAAAASYRVLSRLLGYGTGPEAGAAGGAGTGAGAAGAGPGGGGRLPGAGPALRSPRPQLMVFRNAAAEGRPGEDCGPATAAAAGGGVPGGGGAELCPRHRCALEPKAAAGWGAAAQSGLELQLAALGLRPPGLGAKGAAGAAGTPCPCLGPPAGEETSDALLVLEALEPDEGGSGSEDEPGSPGRGAARAAGRAAPPGPAPPPAGTGPGPGPGGRKGSLRIRLSRLFRTKSCSGGSATGDAASAAASAGSLTDVCGARGREQEPGRKHRLTRTQSAFSPVVFSPLFTGETVSLVDVDISQRGLSSPHPPTPPPPPRRSLSLLDDISGTLPPAVLVGPMGSSLQSFPLPPPPPPHAPDAFPRIVPLRPPEAPGQPPPHLQCPLARPDPSSFAASLRELEKCGWYWGPMNWEDAEMKLKGKPDGSFLVRDSSDPRYILSLSFRSQGITHHTRMEHYRGTFSLWCHPKFEDRCQSVVEFIKRAIMHSKNGKFLYFLRSRVPGLPPTPVQLLYPVSRFSNVKSLQHLCRFRIRQLVRIDHIPELPLPKPLISYIRKFYYYDPQEEQYLSLKEAQLISRQKQEPESST is encoded by the exons ATGCAGCGCGACGGGGAtgcggcggcggccgccgcggccTCGTACCGGGTGCTCAGCCGGCTGCTGGGCTATGGCACCGGGCCGGaggcgggcgcggcgggcggcgccGGTACCGGTGccggcgcggcgggcgcggggcccggcggcggggggcggctGCCGGGAGCCGGGCCGGCGCTGCGCAGCCCGCGGCCGCAGCTGATGGTTTTCCGCAACGCGGCGGCCGAGGGCCGGCCCGGCGAGGACTGCGGCCCGGCGAcggcggcggctgcgggcgggggggtcccggggggcggcggggccgagcTGTGCCCGCGGCACCGCTGCGCGCTGGAGCCCAAAGCGGCGGCGGGCTGGGGAGCGGCGGCGCAGAgcgggctggagctgcagctggcgGCGCTGGGGCTGCGCCCGCCGGGGCTGGGGGCGAagggggcggcgggcgcggcgggcACCCCCTGCCCGTGCCTCGGGCCCCCCGCCGGCGAGGAAACCAGCGATGCGCTGCTGGTGCTCGAGGCGCTGGAGCCCGACGAGGGCGGCAGCGGCTCCGAGGACGAGCCGGGGTCCCCCGGGCGCGGAGCCGCCCGTGCCGCCGGCAGAGCGGCaccccccggccccgcgccgccgcccgcgggtaccggccccggccccggccccggcggcaGGAAGGGCTCGCTCCGCATCCGCCTCAGCCGCCTCTTCCGCACCAAGAGCTGCAGCGGCGGCTCGGCCACCGGGGACGCCGCCAGCGCCGCCGCCTCGGCCGGGAGCCTGACGGATGTGTGCGGGGCCCGCGGCCGGGAGCAGGAGCCGGGCAG GAAACACAGACTGACGAGAACCCAAAGTGCCTTTTCCCCGGTTGTGTTCAGCCCCCTCTTCACAG gtgAGACAGTGTCACTGGTGGACGTGGACATTTCCCAGCGAGGGCTCAGCTCCCCTCACCCTCCGACccctccgccgccgccccgccggaGCCTCAGCCTGCTCG ATGATATCAGTGGGACGCTGCCTCCGGCTGTGCTTGTGGGGCCCATGGGCTCTTCCCTGCAatccttccctctgcctccgCCTCCTCCGCCCCACGCCCCAG acGCCTTTCCCCGGATCGTGCCCCTGCGGCCCCCCGAGGCCCCGGGCCAGCCGCCCCCTcacctgcagtgtcccctggcCCGGCCCGACCCCAGCAGCTTCGCCGCcagcctgagggagctggagaag TGCGGGTGGTACTGGGGCCCCATGAACTGGGAGGACGCCGAGATGAAGCTGAAGGGGAAACCGGACGGGTCCTTCCTGGTGCGGGACAGCTCCGACCCCCGCTACATCCTGAGCCTGAGCTTCCGCTCGCAGGGCATCACGCACCACACGCGCATGGAGCACTACCGAG ggaccttcagcCTGTGGTGCCACCCCAAGTTTGAGGACCGCTGCCAGTCCGTGGTGGAGTTCATCAAGAGGGCCATCATGCACTCCAAAAATGGGAAATTCCTCTACTTCCTGCGATCCCGGGTCCCAG GTCTCCCTCCGACTCCCGTCCAGCTCCTGTATCCCGTCTCCAGGTTCAGCAACGTCAAATCCCTGCAGCACCTTTGCCGCTTCCGGATCCGGCAGCTGGTCCGGATCGACCACATTCCCGAGCTCCCGCTGCCCAA GCCCCTGATCTCCTACATCCGCAAGTTCTACTACTACGACCCGCAGGAGGAGCAGTACCTGTCCCTCAAGGAGGCGCAGCTCATCTCCCGACAGAAGCAGGAGCCCGAGTCCTCCACGTAG
- the LOC127060833 gene encoding probable G-protein coupled receptor 158: MLFQTNDIREASVAEDVEWYQALVRSLAEGHPWVRRAVLALDAHPLAPKPRLMLQATKGDGQILLQDVSNSAPSLGNLSWDNEWFNALKSQRVPALRKRVLSNDLRSLETPKWQRGDSYVGDAGHVRWSPPFLECREGRFLPTWAVTLSSAFYGLKPDLSPEFK; this comes from the coding sequence ATGCTCTTCCAGACCAACGACATCCGCGAGGCCAGCGTGGCCGAGGACGTGGAGTGGTACCAGGCGCTGGTCCGCAGCCTGGCCGAGGGGCACCCGTGGGTGCGCAGGGCGGTGCTGGCCCTCGACGCCCACCCGCTGGCCCCCAAGCCCCGGCTGATGCTGCAGGCCACCAAGGGGGACGGGCAGATCCTGCTGCAGGACGTGTCCAACTCCGCTCCCAGCCTGGGCAACCTCAGCTGGGACAACGAGTGGTTCAACGCCCTCAAGTCGCAGCGGGTCCCGGCGCTCCGCAAGCGGGTGCTCAGCAATGATCTGCGCAGCCTGGAGACCCCCAAGTGGCAGCGGGGGGACAGCTACGTGGGGGACGCGGGCCACGTGCGCTGGTCCCCGCCGTTCCTGGAGTGCCGCGAGGGCCGCTTCCTGCCCACCTGGGCCGTCACGCTCTCCTCCGCCTTCTACGGGCTCAAGCCCGACCTCAGCCCCGAGTTCAAGTAA
- the GPR179 gene encoding probable G-protein coupled receptor 179, with the protein SGRSQSSEKAEICPWESQGSKSNDKAEICPWEVAEPQLEKGTGPGKEKLPREASKAVEKRSTDRVSICPWESLDTEQPLAKPQTGSSALPKAAPGKSQSSEKAEICPWESQDVESSSKAEICPWEVAEEPSSKEKSRQDKEDPSRVSKSPSTSQRLLKEVGASSGKKDRESVCPWESLDKEQPPAKPHTGSSALPKAAPGKSQSSEICPWESQDLKSSDKAEICPWEVAEPQLEKGAAPGKEKLPPREASKALEKGSRERESICPWESLDTEQPPAKPHTGSSALPKAAPGKSQSPEKAEICPWESQDVESSSKAEICPWEVAEPPCQQPKAKQVPAGGPKGDKRITRQAALASPERSLDSRDRVSVCPWESLDTEQPLAKPHAGSSALPKAAPGKPQNPEKAEICPWESQDLKSSDKAEICPWEVAEPQVEKGTGPGKERLPRKETTKAVEKGSRERESICPWESLDTEQPPAKPHTGSSALPKAAPGKSQSSESLKAEICPWESQGSKSSDKAEICPWESQGSKSSDKAEICPWESQGSKSSGKAEICPWEVAEPQLEKGAAPGKKKLPSREASKAVEKGSRDRESICPWESLDTEELSLESAVGKEPSKKSDCTESRKSQICPWEAAELIGLEEEIPQPGVQPQGAQRGSPARTGQPGASAVSPTLLEKSRGRSQGEAEHKPLRRLLPSTPQPGVGSSSSPGAGRAEVCPWEAGEAPAAPAEPRLGPRKSSGVCPWEEESTEPSRSCPGQGRARDGGGL; encoded by the coding sequence TCAGGGAGATCCCAGAGCTCGGAGAAGGCAGAGATCTGTCCTTGGGAGTCTCAGGGCTCTAAATCCAATGACAAAGCTGAGATCTGTCCCTGGGAGGTGGCTGAGcctcagctggagaagggaacagGTCCAGGTAAGGAGAAACTCCCAAGAGAAGCCTCCAAAGCTGTGGAGAAGAGGAGCACAGACAGAGTGTCCATCTGTCCGTGGGAGAGCctggacacagagcagcccctggccaaaccccaaactgggagctcagcactgcccaaagcagccccagggaaATCCCAGAGCTCAGAGAAGGCAGAGATCTGTCCCTGGGAGAGTCAGGACGTTGAatccagcagcaaagctgaaatCTGTCCCTGGGAGGTGGCTGAAGAACCCTCAAGTAAAGAGAAATCCAGACAGGACAAAGAGGATCCATCCAGGGTGAGCAAAAGCCCTTCCACAAGTCAAAGACTCCTGAAGGAAGTGGGAGCCTCTTCTGGAAAGAAGGACCGAGAGTCCGTCTGTCCTTGGGAGAGCCTGGACAAGGAGCAGCCCCCGGCCAAACCCCACACCgggagctcagcactgcccaaagcagccccagggaaATCCCAGAGCTCGGAAATCTGTCCTTGGGAGAGTCAGGACCTCAAATCCAGTGACAAAGCTGAGATCTGTCCCTGGGAGGTGGCTGAGCCTCAGCTGGAGAAAGGGGCAGCACCAGGAAAGGAGAAACTCCCACCAAGAGAAGCCTCCAAAGCTCTGGAgaaggggagcagagagagggaatCGATCTGTCCTTGGGAGAGCCTGGACACGGAGCAGCCCCCGGCCAAACCCCACactgggagctcagcactgcccaaagcagccccagggaaATCCCAGAGCCCAGAGAAGGCAGAGATCTGTCCCTGGGAGAGTCAGGACGTTGAatccagcagcaaagctgaaatCTGTCCCTGGGAGGTGGCTGaacctccctgccagcagccaaaGGCAAAGCAGGTCCCTGCTGGGGGCCCCAAGGGGGACAAGCGCATCACGCGCCAGGCAGCGCTGGCCAGCCCGGAGAGATCCCTggacagcagagacagagtGTCCGTCTGTCCTTGGGAGAGCCTGGACACGGAGCAGCCCCTGGCCAAACCCCAcgctgggagctcagcactgcccaaagcagccccagggaaACCCCAGAACCCAGAGAAGGCTGAGATCTGTCCCTGGGAGAGTCAGGACCTCAAATCCAGTGACAAAGCCGAGATCTGTCCCTGGGAGGTGGCTGAGCCTCAGGTGGAAAAAGGAACTGGCCCAGGAAAGGAGAGACTcccaagaaaagaaacaaccaaaGCTGTGGAgaaggggagcagagagagggaatCAATCTGTCCCTGGGAGAGCctggacacagagcagcccccGGCCAAACCCCACactgggagctcagcactgcccaaagcagccccagggaaATCTCAAAGCTCAGAGAGCCTGAAGGCAGAGATCTGTCCCTGGGAGTCTCAGGGCTCTAAATCCAGTGACAAAGCCGAGATCTGTCCCTGGGAGAGTCAGGGCTCTAAATCCAGTGACAAAGCCGAGATCTGTCCCTGGGAGAGTCAGGGCTCTAAATCCAGTGGCAAAGCCGAGATCTGTCCCTGGGAGGTGGCTGAGCCTCAGCTGGAGAAAGGGGCAGCACCAGGAAAGAAGAAACTCCCATCAAGAGAAGCCTCCAAAGCTGTGGAGAAGGGGAGCAGAGATCGAGAGTCCATCTGTCCCTGGGAGAGCCTGGACACGGAGGAGCTGTCCCTGGAATCTGCAGTGGGGAAGGAGCCCTCCAAGAAATCCGACTGCACGGAGAGCAGGAAATCCCAGATTTgtccctgggaagcagcagagctcattgggctggaggaggaaatcccccagccaggtgtgcagccacagggagcccagagaggtTCCCCTGCAAGGACGGGACAGCCGGGAGCCAGCGCTGTGTCTCCAACGCTTCTGGAAAAATCCAGGGGCAGATCCCAGGGGGAGGCCGAGCACAAGCCCCTGCGCcggctcctgcccagcaccccGCAGCCaggggtgggcagcagctccagccctggcgCTGGCCGGGCCGAGGTTTGTCcttgggaagctggagaggctccagcagcaccgGCCGAGCCCCGTTTGGGCCCGAGGAAAAGCTCCGGGGTGTGTCcgtgggaggaggagagcacGGAGCCCTCCCGGAGCTGCccggggcagggcagagcccggGATGGGGGCGGGCTCTGA
- the MRPL45 gene encoding 39S ribosomal protein L45, mitochondrial isoform X3 has product MAAAMAAGLGPRAPRLCWKAAESLLRPGALPPCVVVPVRSRRKGPRLPEWARELSPEEKERRLRSAAPIFPDERMERTFYLACTSEIMDPYVPPEGDARLTSLSKDGVRQQMQKLRQTAASQLALRKIKDHDPDFSTKTFPEKAMEIFIEAHNALANFDKQKLHSLVTERCYPTLAIYDRFGRLMYGGEEIPKDVLEYVVFERYLVNPYGTWRMHGKIIPEWAPPKDPIIKTVMIPDPAPDPSQEHETVK; this is encoded by the exons ATGGCGGCCGCCatggcagcggggctgggccCCAGGGCCCCGCGGCTCTGCTGGAAG GCCGCCGAGTCCCTGCTCCGTCCCGGGGCGCTGCCGCCCTGCGTGGTTGTGCcggtgaggagcaggaggaagggccCGCGGCTGCCCGAGTGGGCCCGGGAGctgagccctgaggagaaggagaggcGGCTGCGGTCCGCGGCGCCGATCTTCCCTGACGAGCGCATGGAGCGCACCTTCTACTTGGCTTGCACGA GTGAGATCATGGATCCCTACGTCCCCCCCGAGGGCGATGCCCGCCTGACCTCGCTGTCCAAGGACGGTGTGAGGCAGCAGATGCAGAAGCTGAGGCAGACTGCGGCCTCCCAGCTGGC cctgcGGAAGATCAAGGATCACGACCCGGATTTCAGCACCAAAACCTTCCCTGAGAAAGCCATGGAGATATTTATTGAGGCCCACAACGCCCTGGCAAA CTTTGACAAGCAGAAGCTTCACTCCCTGGTGACCGAGCGCTGCTACCCC ACTTTGGCCATCTATGACCGCTTTGGGCGCCTCATGTACGGCGGGGAGGAGATCCCCAAGGATGTGCTGGAGTATGTTGTGTTTGAGAGGTACCTGGTGAACCCCTATGGAACCTGGAGGATGCACGGGAAGATCATCCCCGAGTGGGCCCCACCCAAGGATCCCATCATTAAG ACCGTGATGATTCCTGACCCAGCCCCGGATCCCTCACAGGAGCATGAAACAGTGAAGTAG
- the MRPL45 gene encoding 39S ribosomal protein L45, mitochondrial isoform X1 — MAAAMAAGLGPRAPRLCWKAAESLLRPGALPPCVVVPVRSRRKGPRLPEWARELSPEEKERRLRSAAPIFPDERMERTFYLACTSEIMDPYVPPEGDARLTSLSKDGVRQQMQKLRQTAASQLALRKIKDHDPDFSTKTFPEKAMEIFIEAHNALANFDKQKLHSLVTERCYPDMVRGSRYRTTRWRFLQSLEPPRVVHVRCESILNRGNLYGQVTVRMHSRQTLAIYDRFGRLMYGGEEIPKDVLEYVVFERYLVNPYGTWRMHGKIIPEWAPPKDPIIKTVMIPDPAPDPSQEHETVK, encoded by the exons ATGGCGGCCGCCatggcagcggggctgggccCCAGGGCCCCGCGGCTCTGCTGGAAG GCCGCCGAGTCCCTGCTCCGTCCCGGGGCGCTGCCGCCCTGCGTGGTTGTGCcggtgaggagcaggaggaagggccCGCGGCTGCCCGAGTGGGCCCGGGAGctgagccctgaggagaaggagaggcGGCTGCGGTCCGCGGCGCCGATCTTCCCTGACGAGCGCATGGAGCGCACCTTCTACTTGGCTTGCACGA GTGAGATCATGGATCCCTACGTCCCCCCCGAGGGCGATGCCCGCCTGACCTCGCTGTCCAAGGACGGTGTGAGGCAGCAGATGCAGAAGCTGAGGCAGACTGCGGCCTCCCAGCTGGC cctgcGGAAGATCAAGGATCACGACCCGGATTTCAGCACCAAAACCTTCCCTGAGAAAGCCATGGAGATATTTATTGAGGCCCACAACGCCCTGGCAAA CTTTGACAAGCAGAAGCTTCACTCCCTGGTGACCGAGCGCTGCTACCCC gaCATGGTGCGTGGCAGCAGGTACAGAACCACCCGCTGGCGCTTCCTGCAGTCTCTGGAGCCCCCCCGGGTGGTGCACGTGCGCTGTGAGAGCATCCTCAACCGGGGCAACCTCTACGGGCAGGTGACAGTCAGGATGCACAGCCGCCAG ACTTTGGCCATCTATGACCGCTTTGGGCGCCTCATGTACGGCGGGGAGGAGATCCCCAAGGATGTGCTGGAGTATGTTGTGTTTGAGAGGTACCTGGTGAACCCCTATGGAACCTGGAGGATGCACGGGAAGATCATCCCCGAGTGGGCCCCACCCAAGGATCCCATCATTAAG ACCGTGATGATTCCTGACCCAGCCCCGGATCCCTCACAGGAGCATGAAACAGTGAAGTAG
- the MRPL45 gene encoding 39S ribosomal protein L45, mitochondrial isoform X2: MSGAAESLLRPGALPPCVVVPVRSRRKGPRLPEWARELSPEEKERRLRSAAPIFPDERMERTFYLACTSEIMDPYVPPEGDARLTSLSKDGVRQQMQKLRQTAASQLALRKIKDHDPDFSTKTFPEKAMEIFIEAHNALANFDKQKLHSLVTERCYPDMVRGSRYRTTRWRFLQSLEPPRVVHVRCESILNRGNLYGQVTVRMHSRQTLAIYDRFGRLMYGGEEIPKDVLEYVVFERYLVNPYGTWRMHGKIIPEWAPPKDPIIKTVMIPDPAPDPSQEHETVK; this comes from the exons ATGAGCGGG GCCGCCGAGTCCCTGCTCCGTCCCGGGGCGCTGCCGCCCTGCGTGGTTGTGCcggtgaggagcaggaggaagggccCGCGGCTGCCCGAGTGGGCCCGGGAGctgagccctgaggagaaggagaggcGGCTGCGGTCCGCGGCGCCGATCTTCCCTGACGAGCGCATGGAGCGCACCTTCTACTTGGCTTGCACGA GTGAGATCATGGATCCCTACGTCCCCCCCGAGGGCGATGCCCGCCTGACCTCGCTGTCCAAGGACGGTGTGAGGCAGCAGATGCAGAAGCTGAGGCAGACTGCGGCCTCCCAGCTGGC cctgcGGAAGATCAAGGATCACGACCCGGATTTCAGCACCAAAACCTTCCCTGAGAAAGCCATGGAGATATTTATTGAGGCCCACAACGCCCTGGCAAA CTTTGACAAGCAGAAGCTTCACTCCCTGGTGACCGAGCGCTGCTACCCC gaCATGGTGCGTGGCAGCAGGTACAGAACCACCCGCTGGCGCTTCCTGCAGTCTCTGGAGCCCCCCCGGGTGGTGCACGTGCGCTGTGAGAGCATCCTCAACCGGGGCAACCTCTACGGGCAGGTGACAGTCAGGATGCACAGCCGCCAG ACTTTGGCCATCTATGACCGCTTTGGGCGCCTCATGTACGGCGGGGAGGAGATCCCCAAGGATGTGCTGGAGTATGTTGTGTTTGAGAGGTACCTGGTGAACCCCTATGGAACCTGGAGGATGCACGGGAAGATCATCCCCGAGTGGGCCCCACCCAAGGATCCCATCATTAAG ACCGTGATGATTCCTGACCCAGCCCCGGATCCCTCACAGGAGCATGAAACAGTGAAGTAG